A stretch of the Acyrthosiphon pisum isolate AL4f chromosome A2, pea_aphid_22Mar2018_4r6ur, whole genome shotgun sequence genome encodes the following:
- the LOC100168437 gene encoding spermidine synthase, with translation MDHLQQGWFTESDTWPGAGLSLQVEEVLHKEKSPYQDIMVLQTKSFGKALILDNIIQCTEFDEFSYQEMISFLPLCSHPNPERVLVVGGGDGGVARETVKHPKVLSVDVVEIDERVVKLSEQYLPFMACGFKHDKVTLHIEDGFEFMKNNAQRFDIIITDSSDPVGPNESLFQKTYIESLKRSLKPGGIICSQVGSIWIKEDQDTMIRLSKDCSANFKKVTLATISIPSYPTGNISFILATDNELVNFKIPAYSFTLEEMNKHKLKHYSPDVHSASFSIPRFARMIIPHINC, from the exons ATGGATCACTTACAACAAGGTTGGTTCACTGAGTCCGATACATGGCCAGGTGCTGGACTTTCATTACAAGTAGAAGAAGTCCTTCATAAAGAAAAATCCCCGTATCAAGATATAATGGTGTTGCAAAC taaATCATTTGGAAAAGCTTTAATTTTGGATAATATAATCCAATGTACAGAGTTTGATGAATTTTCATACCAAGAGATGATAAGTTTCTTGCCACTTTGTAGCCATCCTAATCCAGAAAGAGTTTTGGTGGTGGGTGGTGGCGATGGTGGTGTTGCACGTGAAACTGTTAAACATCCAAAAGTTCTTAGCGTTGATGTTGTTGAAATTGATGAAAGAGTAGTGAAACTTTCAGAacaatatttaccatttatGGCTTGTGGATTTAAACACGACAAGGTTACACTGCATATTGAAGACGGGTTTGAGTTTATGAAAAACAATGCCCAACGATTTGACATCATCATAACAGACTCTTCAGACCCCGTTG gtcCAAATGagtcattatttcagaaaacttaTATCGAATCATTGAAAAGATCATTAAAACCTGGTGGTATCATATGTTCCCAAGTTGGATCAATTTGGATAAAAGAAGATCAGGATACAATGATCAGATTGTCCAAAGACTGTTCAGCAAACTTTAAAAAGGTCACTCTAGCCACTATATCTATCCCATCTTATCCAACTGGAAACATCAGTTTCATTTTGGCTACAGACAATGAG CtagtaaatttcaaaataccaGCATATAGTTTCACACTAGAAGAAATGAATAAACACAAACTCAAGCATTACTCACCAGATGTACATTCTGCTTCATTTAGTATTCCTAGGTTTGCTCGTATGATTATTCcacatattaattgttaa
- the LOC100575315 gene encoding trichohyalin-like, with product MQRYRQQTFSTQILLSQYFIIHKSLNMEIVYIGHRNPSNRALLISNKEWKRLGKILTKKIDEEEAVETSKRLKEMRRETSKKMVDGWDNTELNKTKKLLEQKRKALSELEAKRQQRDEEMKREAQEARNRIIEKACKLKFEERDATKTFYRALQHSEVFKERAIQLKFNEAERERKMQKDLETAQEQNKEAERYRKHRVDEKQKNNELKRSKAEILLKELKERGDKRSDEQTAERESGKVELQKIAEEIKEAREKAAAEARLAKEKLQKDIEDNRIMITSGDDVRETEEWEEDMVTTIMAETKKTLARARRLKEIELVEVKQLALEEMRTKSAAWPTKQNGWAESDVLDAVEAQEKRYREVERRNRELANKRIEHVEIGNRLWEEEICRRRELSAQDLRSEMHRREREKRLLTEFADLRARTRTENANRFREQLEKQCNDKRIALLANRQADIDRHAAFERQWQREDEEFIAYTKNVIEKKILVGNPVVPLLKTVKDYLEKNNLCINDDKVSKKIPKGPIYTSRIIRHI from the exons atgcaACGCTATAGGCAACAAACTTTCTCGACACAAATCCTTCTGAGCCAATACTTTATTATTCACAAAAGTCTAAATATGGAAATCGTTTACATTGGCCACCGAAACCCTAGTAATCGTGCGCTTTTAATATCCAACAAGGAATGGAAAAGACTGGGAAAAATTCTAACGAAAAAAATAGATGAAGAGGAAGCGGTGGAAACCAGCAAGCGATTGAAAGAGATGCGCCGAGAAACATCAAAAAAGATGGTGGACGGTTGGGACAACACAGAACTG AACAAAACCAAAAAACTTTTGGAACAAAAACGGAAGGCGCTGTCCGAGTTGGAAGCCAAACGGCAGCAGAGGGACGAGGAGATGAAGCGCGAGGCACAAGAGGCCAGGAACAGGATCATCGAGAAAGCGTGTAAACTGAAATTCGAAGAGAGAGACGCAACGAAAACGTTCTATAGAGCTCTGCAGCATTCTGAA GTGTTCAAAGAGAGGGCAATACAATTAAAGTTTAACGAAGCTGAGAGGGAAAGGAAGATGCAAAAAGATCTCGAGACGGCTCAAGAACAAAACAAGGAAGCGGAACGGTATAGAAAACACAGAGTggacgaaaaacaaaaaaacaacgaGCTAAAAAGATCTAAAGctgaaattttattaaaaga gCTAAAGGAACGTGGTGATAAGAGGAGCGACGAACAGACTGCGGAGCGTGAGTCTGGTAAAGTGGAATTACAAAAAATAGCCGAAGAAATCAAGGAGGCTCGAGAAAAGGCCGCTGCCGAG gcacgGTTAGCAAAGGAAAAACTGCAAAAAGATATAGAGGACAACCGCATAATGATAACCAGCGGAGACGACGTGCGCGAGACGGAGGAATGGGAAGAGGATATGGTCACTACCATAATGGCGGAGACAAAGAAAACGTTAGCCAGAGCGCGGAGACTAAAAGAAATAGAA CTTGTGGAGGTCAAACAATTGGCATTGGAGGAGATGAGGACGAAATCGGCGGCTTGGCCCACGAAGCAAAACGGGTGGGCAGAGTCTGATGTGCTGGACGCCGTAGAAGCGCAAGAAAAACG GTATCGAGAAGTAGAGCGCAGAAATAGAGAGCTGGCCAATAAGAGAATAGAACACGTGGAGATCGGCAACAGGCTATGGGAAGAGGAGATCTGCCGGCGACGGGAGCTATCGGCACAGGACCTTCGATCGGAGATGCACAGACGCGAACGTGAAAAAAGGTTGTTGACCGAATTTGCGGACTTACGCGCGCGAACGCGAACAGAAAATGCCAACCGGTTTCGGGAGCAGCTCGAAAAACAGTGT AACGATAAAAGGATTGCATTATTGGCGAATAGACAGGCTGATATAGATCGCCACGCAGCATTTGAACGCCAGTGGCAGAGAGAAGATGAAGAATTCATTGCATATACCAAAAATGTGATTGAGAAGAAGATATTAGTTGGAAATCCAGTAGTGCCATTGCTTAAAACAGTGAAA gaTTACCTCGAAAAGAACAATCTATGCATTAATGATGATaaggtatcaaaaaaaattccaaaaggtCCAATCTATACATCAAGAATAATACGccatatttag